A window of Conger conger chromosome 13, fConCon1.1, whole genome shotgun sequence contains these coding sequences:
- the LOC133107550 gene encoding uncharacterized protein LOC133107550: MGEADHLALQVNERCGGGKVRLASSRECISPSAHQCNLTCGPQGGHLSVELGICHCERYVAVEELCNASCLSSLPLISARMAPDGQLLLKVKGQEQSSVWSREVVDILGPDVHVKTIGNVHFVQFSPDGVFGWILTNQTLIDTFISAEPKTQQERESRRRTDSNNSRDFSNSPPVPRIPNPIACLAANDMLLIQLSINYTDRHLSHFPVYQKDHLFSSNPSWDFGAFRKLEQLIKHSQYNSSRFAHVFTESGKYVFLDNAVSDWSLMVVVSERGTECHPAGSVFQPSSPAQLVRHGIVQQPRLNLQPNWGLITGVLGLLVLLIVVLIITALVLKPNRVGLITQRRPKPKWRSLGEPSIPPGYVYAGGSVDVCDVLGHRGVGEGAEAEEPAVCRGYKNGRVELEEFNVKTLYDKLEDQTLHLVSQLAKHRKDNLEFYRNICQQTDSLKDFLENMDVTKLSQLKELLSLKPGEKEAAKDRSVTLLEATLKAVEGLMYRAEGESWARQDVAAGACPGDVGDCGVHTGYIHGFPDSTQFSSPDMAKPKTLQVTAPHSSVNQQSTAGCLSEQDLSKLMALTPLSKTLQEIQQSLQSLPSAEEAVFHESEKEPVGQLVPVALGNLSPHHFAVFLFGCRIVTLLCSVHGFPPLTLLLAQTVPVSRIAGLAEHCHRDFYYDTTNCILYLLQDKLGNAGEFIATLLHSMAFIASGATTKDFIQTLHHAVSALSLALFHSSFTSRINKTGEIKEELTGALAEEFLSVKVPTITGFSEHQLADRLRKFKFFKLQQYLQDRKSNQSQGKVAEPGSETAVKVVSVEQEIDRLNEVFLQLSVGLQGRAEKRAEHGFSSPTQGTVESCLSRHGTLLLDLKRRCVAQRLSEMQTQLPQLSMQQPGSQEPGSQGPESQKLDNQEAVGQGPENQKPGNQEAVGQRPDNQKPDNQEAVGQGPDNQKPDNQEAVGQGPDNQKPDNQGPASQKSDNQKPDHQRPENELAEVQKQDSHNLETQLTENIQTPFRTDLDEQKPPVQTFHSQKSEDHKPEILGPNRQTSEGLITEEGGLPAVF; encoded by the exons ATGGGTGAAGCTGACCATTTGGCCCTTCAGGTGAATGAACGCTGTGGTGGGGGGAAAGTGCGGCTGGCATCGTCGCGGGAGTGCATTTCCCCGTCTGCACACCAGTGTAACCTCACCTGTGGCCCCCAAGGGGGACATCTCAGTGTGGAGCTGGGCAT ctgTCACTGTGAGCGCTATGTTGCCGTGGAGGAGCTTTGTAATGCTTCCTGTCTGTCATCGCTCCCGCTCATCTCTGCCAGGATGGCCCCGGACGGGCAGCTGCTGctgaaggtcaaaggtcaggagcagagcagtgtgtggagcagg GAAGTGGTAGACATTTTGGGTCCTGACGTCCATGTTAAGACCATTGGAAATGTCCACTTTGTCCAGTTTTCCCCTGATGGGGTGTTCGGATGGATCCTCACCAACCAAACGCTTAttgacacatttatttcag CTGAGCCGAAAacacagcaggagagggagTCCAGGAGAAGAACGGATTCCAATAATTCCCGGGATTTCTCAAACTCTCCCCCTGTACCACGCATTCCCAACCCCATTGCCTGCCTGGCAGCCAATGACATGCTCCTGATTCAGCTCAGCATCAACTACACCG ACCGCCATCTCAGCCACTTTCCAGTGTACCAGAAAGATCATCTCTTCAGCAGCAACCCCAGCTGGGACTTTGGTGCATTCCGCAAGCTGGAGCAGCTCATAAAGCACAGCCAGTATAACTCCTCCAG GTTTGCGCACGTGTTTACAGAGTCGGGGAAGTACGTGTTCCTGGACAATGCCGTGTCGGACTGGAGCctgatggtggtggtgagtgAACGAGGCACAGAGTGCCATCCTGCGGGCTCTGTGTTCCAGCCCTCTTCCCCCGCACAGCTGGTGAGACACGGCATCGTCCAGCAGCCCCGACTCAACCTGCAGCCCAACTGGGGCCTCATCACAG GGGTTCTGGGTCTCCTGGTGCTGCTGATTGTAGTTCTAATCATCACAGCTCTGGTTCTGAAGCCCAACCGAGTCGGACTCATCACTCAGAGGAGACCCAAGCCCAAATGGAGAAGCCTTGGGGAGCCAAGTATCCCTCCTGGATACGTCTATGCTGGCGGCAG tgtggaTGTTTGTGATGTCTTGGgacacaggggtgtgggagagggagcagaggcTGAGGAGCCAGCTGTCTGCAGGG GGTATAAGAACGGAAGAGTGGAGCTAGAGGAGTTCAATGTCAAAACTCTTTATGACAAACTGGAAGACCAGACCCTTCACTTAGTCTCCCAACTGGCAAAGCATCGCAAGGATAACTTGGAGTTCTACCGCAATATCTGTCAGCAGACAGATTCTCTGAAG GACTTTCTGGAGAACATGGATGTGACCAAATTGAGCCAGCTGAAGGAGCTCCTCTCCCTGAAACCAGGAGAGAAGGAGGCGGCTAAAG ACCGCTCCGTGACCCTGCTGGAGGCCACCCTCAAAGCGGTGGAGGGGCTGATGTACAGAGCGGAGGGAGAGAGCTGGGCTCGGCAGGATGTGGCTGCAGGGGCCTGCCCAGGAGATGTGGGGGACTGTGGGGTACACACAGGGTATATACAT GGTTTCCCTGACTCTACGCAGTTCTCCTCTCCTGACATGGCCAAACCAAAAACCCTCCAGGTAACAGCCCCTCACAGCTCAG TGAACCAACAGAGCACAGCGGGCTGTCTGAGTGAACAGGACCTCTCCAAGCTCATGGCCCTCACACCACTTTCCAAAACTCTGCAGGAGATCCAGCAGTCTCTCCAGAGCTTGCCATCTGCAGAGGAGG CTGTTTTCCATGAGTCTGAGAAGGAACCAGTAGGGCAGCTAGTTCCCGTTGCCCTGGGCAACCTGTCTCCACATCACTTTGCCGTGTTCCTGTTCGGCTGCCGCATCGTGACCCTGCTGTGTAGTGTCCACGGCTTCCCCCCGCTCACGCTGCTCCTGGCTCAGACAGTTCCGGTCTCGCGCATCGCTGGCCTGGCAGAGCACTGCCACAGGGACTTTTATTACGACACCACCAACTGTATCCTCTACCTCCTTCAAGATAAGCTGGGGAACGCTGGAGAATTCATTGCTACGCTTCTCCATTCTATGGCCTTCATTGCTTCAG GTGCAACAACGAAAGACTTCATCCAGACTCTCCACCATGCGGTCTCTGCTCTAAGCTTGGCCCTGTTCCACTCATCCTTCACCAGCAGAATAAACAAG ACAGGGGAGATTAAAGAAGAATTGACTGGTGCATTAGCTGAAGAATTCCTCAGTGTCAAAGTTCCGACTATAACAGGCTTCTCAGAACATCAGCTTGCAGACAG ACTTCGGAAATTCAAGTTCTTCAAGTTACAGCAGTATCTCCAAGACAGAAAGTCAAATCAATCACAGGGGAAAGTGGCAG AGCCTGGATCTGAGACTGCAGTAAAG GTTGTCAGTGTGGAGCAGGAAATTGACCGTTTGAATGAAGTTTTCCTGCAGCTGAGTGTGGGGCtccagggcagggcagagaAGAGGGCAGAGCATGGCTTCAGCAGCCCTACACAG GGAACTGTGGAATCCTGCCTCAGTCGTCATGGAACTCTTCTCCTGGATCTGAAGAGGCGATGCGTGGCCCAGAGGCTCAGTGAGATGCAGACGCAACTGCCCCAGCTCAGCATGCAGCAGCCAGGCAGTCAGGAACCAGGCAGTCAGGGACCAGAGAGCCAAAAGTTGGACAACCAGGAAGCAGTTGGGCAGGGACCAGAAAACCAGAAACCAGGCAACCAGGAAGCAGTTGGTCAGAGACCAGACAACCAGAAACCAGACAACCAGGAAGCAGTTGGTCAGGGACCAGACAACCAGAAACCAGACAACCAGGAAGCAGTTGGTCAGGGACCAGACAACCAGAAACCAGACAACCAGGGACCGGCAAGCCAAAAATCAGACAACCAGAAACCAGACCACCAGAGACCAGAGAATGA